Proteins encoded within one genomic window of Rhododendron vialii isolate Sample 1 chromosome 1a, ASM3025357v1:
- the LOC131316593 gene encoding L-type lectin-domain containing receptor kinase SIT2-like isoform X2, producing MATVNIGITVKLFSHKLRFLLLTCCPLCNGVRLPKSPFYPWKETLMFNNKEEFISNQELTIHCCKQEALPEIGTFYVLRRKKYEEIREEWEREYGPHRFSYKDLFKATRGFKDEELLGAGGFGKVYRGVLPSSKEQVAVKKVSNDSKQGMKEFVAEIASMGRLRHRNLVQLLGYSRRKGELLLVYDYMPNGSLDKFLFSNEKPILDWVHRNRIIRGVASALLYLHEEWDQVVLHRDVKASNVLLDADLNGRLGDFGLARLYDHGANFKTTHVVGTIGYLAPELSRKGKATPSTDVFAFGAFILEVACGRKPIQLQQSPDQEVLVDWVFEKWKEGAILETSDPRLGGDYLEEEMELVLKLGLLCSMSDAAARPSMRQVMQYLDGDVLLPEIIHDSTSFGTIGLGNEASSEFVMSFPSSVVKSSAHSISSTESILTTGR from the exons ATGGCGACTGTTAACATTGGAATCACAGTGAAGTTATTCAGTCACAAACTTAGGTTTCTTTTGCTGACGTGCTGCCCTCTATGCAACGGTGTTAGACTCCCCAAATCCCCGTTTTACCCTTGGAAGGAGACCCTTATGTTTAATAACAAAGAAGAATTTATCTCCAACCAAGAACTAACCATCCATTGCTGCAAGCAAGAAGCTCTTCCTGAAATTG GAACATTTTACGTGTTGAGGAGGAAAAAGTATGAAGAAATACGTGAAGAATGGGAAAGGGAATATGGCCCTCATAGGTTTTCCTATAAGGATCTCTTCAAAGCTACCAGAGGTTTCAAAGACGAAGAACTTCTTGGAGCAGGAGGTTTCGGCAAGGTTTACAGAGGAGTACTTCCCTCTTCGAAGGAACAAGTTGCAGTCAAGAAAGTCTCCAATGATTCAAAACAAGGGATGAAGGAGTTTGTAGCTGAAATTGCTAGCATGGGAAGGCTAAGGCATAGGAATTTGGTGCAGCTCCTCGGCTATAGCCGGCGGAAGGGAGAGCTGCTCTTGGTCTATGATTATATGCCTAATGGAAGCCTTGACAAGTTCTTATTTAGCAATGAAAAGCCAATCCTCGACTGGGTACACCGTAATCGTATCATTAGAGGAGTAGCATCCGCCCTTTTGTATCTGCATGAAGAATGGGACCAAGTTGTTCTTCACAGAGACGTGAAGGCTAGTAATGTTCTATTGGATGCTGATCTAAACGGAAGGCTAGGGGATTTTGGTCTTGCTAGATTATACGATCATGGAGCAAACTTCAAAACTACCCATGTGGTGGGGACAATTGGGTACCTTGCACCAGAGCTTTCTAGAAAAGGAAAGGCAACGCCAAGCACTGATGTGTTTGCTTTTGGTGCATTCATACTTGAAGTAGCTTGCGGAAGGAAGCCCATACAGCTACAACAGTCGCCTGACCAGGAGGTTTTGGTTGATTGGGTTTTTGAGAAATGGAAAGAGGGAGCGATTCTCGAGACAAGTGATCCTAGATTGGGAGGAGATTATTTGGAGGAGGAAATGGAGTTGGTTTTGAAACTAGGCCTGCTTTGCTCAATGTCTGATGCAGCGGCAAGACCCAGCATGCGGCAAGTGATGCAATACCTTGATGGAGATGTCCTGTTGCCAGAGATAATTCATGACAGCACAAGTTTTGGTACCATAGGTCTTGGTAATGAAGCATCATCAGAATTTGTCATGTCATTTCCGTCATCCGTTGTGAAGTCTTCTGCTCACTCCATATCTAGCACAGAGTCAATACTCACTACTGGTCGGTAA
- the LOC131316593 gene encoding L-type lectin-domain containing receptor kinase SIT2-like isoform X1: protein MTSTPVSVYFLILLYVCLNPLAMAVDENQFAYNGFKGANISLDGVAKIHSNGLLQLTNFSKHQIGRAFYQHPIGFNASSSTLPQALSFSTNFVFAIVPEIANLRAHGIAFAISPSMDFNQALGSQYFGLLNFSNNGLPSNHLLAIEFDSILNPEFNDTNDNHVGIDVNSLVSNVSATVMYYSNKERINQSLQLVSGSPMHVWIEYDGFENVLNVTLAPLTSPKPDQSLLSTYINLSSILLDSMYVGFSAATGAVSGNHYILGWSFNKSGKARGLETSELPSLPHRRKPGLGITGLGIIVSVTIVVIGLTITIAGTFYVLRRKKYEEIREEWEREYGPHRFSYKDLFKATRGFKDEELLGAGGFGKVYRGVLPSSKEQVAVKKVSNDSKQGMKEFVAEIASMGRLRHRNLVQLLGYSRRKGELLLVYDYMPNGSLDKFLFSNEKPILDWVHRNRIIRGVASALLYLHEEWDQVVLHRDVKASNVLLDADLNGRLGDFGLARLYDHGANFKTTHVVGTIGYLAPELSRKGKATPSTDVFAFGAFILEVACGRKPIQLQQSPDQEVLVDWVFEKWKEGAILETSDPRLGGDYLEEEMELVLKLGLLCSMSDAAARPSMRQVMQYLDGDVLLPEIIHDSTSFGTIGLGNEASSEFVMSFPSSVVKSSAHSISSTESILTTGR, encoded by the coding sequence ATGACTTCCACACCGGTATCAGTTTATTTTCTTATACTTTTATATGTTTGCTTGAACCCCCTAGCCATGGCTGTAGATGAAAACCAGTTTGCGTACAATGGCTTCAAGGGAGCCAATATTAGCCTTGATGGGGTTGCAAAAATCCATTCCAATGGTCTTTTGCAGCTAACCAATTTTTCAAAGCATCAAATCGGTCGTGCTTTCTACCAGCATCCTATAGGATTCAATGCATCTTCATCCACGTTACCACAAGCTCTTTCATTTTCCACCAATTTTGTGTTTGCCATTGTTCCTGAGATAGCTAATCTGAGAGCTCATGGAATAGCCTTCGCCATCTCACCATCTATGGATTTCAACCAAGCCTTAGGAAGCCAATATTTTGGGCTCCTCAATTTTTCTAACAATGGGCTCCCTTCCAACCATCTATTGGCAATTGAGTTCGATTCCATTTTAAATCCTGAATTCAATGATACAAATGATAACCATGTTGGAATTGATGTTAACAGCTTAGTATCAAATGTATCTGCTACCGTCATGTATTACTCCAACAAGGAACGGATAAACCAGAGCTTGCAACTTGTAAGCGGGAGTCCAATGCATGTTTGGATTGAGTATGATGGGTTTGAGAATGTACTCAATGTAACACTTGCTCCTCTTACAAGCCCCAAACCGGATCAGTCTCTCCTGTCAACATACATCAATCTTTCTTCAATTCTGTTGGATTCAATGTATGTTGGTTTCTCTGCTGCTACCGGAGCAGTTTCAGGGAACCACTATATTCTTGGTTGGAGCTTCAATAAAAGTGGGAAAGCACGGGGCCTAGAAACTTCAGAGCTTCCTTCACTTCCTCATCGAAGAAAACCCGGTCTAGGAATTACGGGTCTTGGAATTATAGTGTCAGTGACAATAGTAGTCATTGGGCTGACTATCACAATTGCAGGAACATTTTACGTGTTGAGGAGGAAAAAGTATGAAGAAATACGTGAAGAATGGGAAAGGGAATATGGCCCTCATAGGTTTTCCTATAAGGATCTCTTCAAAGCTACCAGAGGTTTCAAAGACGAAGAACTTCTTGGAGCAGGAGGTTTCGGCAAGGTTTACAGAGGAGTACTTCCCTCTTCGAAGGAACAAGTTGCAGTCAAGAAAGTCTCCAATGATTCAAAACAAGGGATGAAGGAGTTTGTAGCTGAAATTGCTAGCATGGGAAGGCTAAGGCATAGGAATTTGGTGCAGCTCCTCGGCTATAGCCGGCGGAAGGGAGAGCTGCTCTTGGTCTATGATTATATGCCTAATGGAAGCCTTGACAAGTTCTTATTTAGCAATGAAAAGCCAATCCTCGACTGGGTACACCGTAATCGTATCATTAGAGGAGTAGCATCCGCCCTTTTGTATCTGCATGAAGAATGGGACCAAGTTGTTCTTCACAGAGACGTGAAGGCTAGTAATGTTCTATTGGATGCTGATCTAAACGGAAGGCTAGGGGATTTTGGTCTTGCTAGATTATACGATCATGGAGCAAACTTCAAAACTACCCATGTGGTGGGGACAATTGGGTACCTTGCACCAGAGCTTTCTAGAAAAGGAAAGGCAACGCCAAGCACTGATGTGTTTGCTTTTGGTGCATTCATACTTGAAGTAGCTTGCGGAAGGAAGCCCATACAGCTACAACAGTCGCCTGACCAGGAGGTTTTGGTTGATTGGGTTTTTGAGAAATGGAAAGAGGGAGCGATTCTCGAGACAAGTGATCCTAGATTGGGAGGAGATTATTTGGAGGAGGAAATGGAGTTGGTTTTGAAACTAGGCCTGCTTTGCTCAATGTCTGATGCAGCGGCAAGACCCAGCATGCGGCAAGTGATGCAATACCTTGATGGAGATGTCCTGTTGCCAGAGATAATTCATGACAGCACAAGTTTTGGTACCATAGGTCTTGGTAATGAAGCATCATCAGAATTTGTCATGTCATTTCCGTCATCCGTTGTGAAGTCTTCTGCTCACTCCATATCTAGCACAGAGTCAATACTCACTACTGGTCGGTAA